A single region of the Saprospiraceae bacterium genome encodes:
- a CDS encoding LytTR family DNA-binding domain-containing protein: MIQCLIIDDNPMARLAIRSFVEEVDFLTLAKECENAIQAINFLQTQKIDLLFLDVEMPQMTGLEMLESLTDKPLVILVTSKSDYAVDAFNLDVIDYIVKPIKLARFLKAVNKAKDFLHADRKEENTFIFVRIDNILTRVDLDQILYIEAMGDYIRIATPKKKHTVHATLKSIWEKLPVERFIRIHRSHIVALDKIDSFADNTVTIEKAVFPVSEGYKGLLLEKLNGF; this comes from the coding sequence ATGATCCAATGCCTCATTATTGATGACAATCCCATGGCCAGACTAGCCATTCGCAGCTTTGTAGAGGAAGTGGACTTTCTGACCTTAGCCAAAGAGTGTGAAAATGCTATACAGGCCATTAACTTTTTGCAGACCCAAAAGATTGACCTTCTGTTTTTGGATGTCGAAATGCCTCAAATGACCGGCCTGGAAATGCTGGAAAGTTTAACGGATAAACCGCTGGTAATTTTGGTTACATCCAAATCCGATTATGCCGTAGACGCTTTTAACCTTGATGTCATTGATTATATCGTCAAGCCCATAAAACTGGCCCGATTCCTCAAAGCAGTGAATAAGGCCAAGGATTTTTTGCATGCCGATAGAAAAGAAGAAAATACTTTTATTTTTGTCCGGATCGATAATATACTTACCCGCGTTGACCTTGATCAAATTCTTTATATAGAAGCGATGGGCGATTACATCCGAATAGCTACACCGAAAAAGAAACACACCGTTCATGCTACCTTAAAAAGCATTTGGGAGAAATTGCCAGTTGAGCGTTTTATTCGGATTCACCGTTCCCATATTGTTGCCCTCGATAAAATCGATAGTTTTGCCGATAACACGGTAACCATAGAAAAGGCGGTATTTCCTGTTAGCGAAGGTTATAAGGGGCTTTTGTTGGAAAAGTTGAATGGATTTTAG
- a CDS encoding zinc-binding dehydrogenase: MSIIAKSAIATGDGHFVIDEVMLADPQADEVVVKIKAAGLCHTDYDSLSWGKPIVMGHEGAGVVAQVGAAIDDLVAGDAVILNWATPCLTCFQCQEGNQHLCENNSPVVAGGNGYTPGHAHLEGSQWKGQPIERSFNLGTLSEFALVKRSALVKLEAKQVNFSAASIISCGVMTGYGSVVNAAKVRAGSSVVVLGCGGVGLNVIQAAEISGAATIIAVDVNEQKLALARQFGATHVILADRADEGLNQVAQQVKALCGNRGADYAFECTAIPALGAAPLAMVRNAGTAVQVSGIEEEITIDMRLFEWDKTYINPLYGQCRPQIDFPKLMRLYQKGVLRLDEMITREYILEDLQMAFDDMLEGRNAKGVIVFGF, encoded by the coding sequence ATGTCCATTATAGCAAAAAGCGCGATCGCTACGGGCGATGGTCATTTCGTAATCGACGAGGTCATGCTGGCTGATCCTCAGGCCGATGAAGTGGTCGTAAAGATCAAGGCGGCCGGACTATGCCACACCGACTATGATTCGCTGTCCTGGGGCAAGCCAATTGTGATGGGGCACGAAGGGGCTGGGGTCGTGGCACAAGTGGGTGCGGCGATTGACGACCTCGTGGCAGGGGACGCGGTGATCCTCAATTGGGCTACGCCCTGCCTGACTTGCTTTCAGTGCCAGGAAGGCAATCAGCACCTCTGCGAAAATAATTCTCCGGTTGTAGCTGGGGGGAACGGCTATACGCCGGGACATGCCCACCTCGAGGGCTCCCAATGGAAAGGCCAGCCGATCGAACGCTCCTTTAACCTCGGCACCTTGAGCGAATTTGCATTGGTCAAGCGATCTGCTTTGGTCAAACTGGAGGCGAAGCAGGTCAACTTTTCAGCGGCCAGTATCATCAGCTGTGGGGTGATGACCGGGTATGGCTCGGTGGTCAATGCTGCCAAGGTGAGGGCTGGCAGCTCGGTCGTTGTGCTGGGCTGTGGCGGCGTAGGCTTGAATGTCATCCAGGCGGCTGAAATTTCTGGAGCAGCTACCATCATAGCCGTGGATGTCAACGAGCAGAAATTAGCATTGGCCAGGCAGTTTGGTGCCACGCATGTCATTTTAGCCGACCGGGCCGATGAGGGGCTGAACCAGGTCGCGCAGCAAGTAAAAGCCCTGTGCGGAAACCGGGGGGCAGATTATGCCTTTGAGTGTACGGCGATTCCAGCCTTGGGGGCAGCACCCTTGGCCATGGTGAGGAATGCTGGCACCGCCGTGCAGGTCAGTGGCATCGAGGAGGAAATCACGATCGATATGCGTTTGTTTGAGTGGGATAAAACCTATATCAATCCGCTTTATGGCCAATGTAGGCCGCAGATTGACTTTCCTAAATTGATGCGGCTTTACCAAAAAGGTGTCCTCAGGCTAGACGAGATGATTACCCGGGAGTATATCCTGGAAGACTTGCAAATGGCCTTTGACGATATGCTGGAGGGCAGAAATGCAAAGGGGGTGATTGTTTTTGGATTTTGA
- a CDS encoding glycoside hydrolase family 31 protein — protein sequence MQKTRLFMTIPLMGLLGLLVSQQGHAQPITAGGQPAQLDIRPAGEHSIRVTLKPLRFTSDFPYTPALAIREYPAPAISLRTMGQPLKKRVGNLQVEVNFDPLAITISNLENEVIQQVAFNENGDLSFRLDDQPVLGMGEGGPMPDRGVDWRKLPIEYDRRGRFHQMLPRWQSNAYGSRNPVAMLIGTKGWGLFVATPWVQVDLQNKDRGLFIPFDPHGEARTQQDQKNQGLNQGKGMPPAAQVVPGVYDFFVFDAHDPVSFMKDVSTISGPAVLPPKWALGYMQSHRTLEDESQLIGIVDSFRKKQIPVDAVIYLGTGFCPQGWNTEQPSFDFNPAVFKRDPQMVLSDLHDRQVRVVVHMVPWDRDKLPTLHGAIPSRPGETMDVSHIKNYWQQHIGLVNAGVDGWWPDEGDWFNLFERIKRHQLYYQGPISSQPNLRPWSLHRNGHLGIAQWGGWVWSGDTQSSWKTLEGQIAVGINHSLSLSPFWGSDIGGFYPNPEYTGELYARWFQFGAFCPSFRSHGRTWWSHLPWGWGLGEMGPREVNRSNDFSIEGAARNVPLESELNNPTIEPICRKYATLRYQLMPYTYTLAWESRQTGLPMMRSMWLHYPADERVSGIGDQYLWGRDLLVAPVYEKGATSRELYLPEGLWYDWWTNAGVKGGQTIRREVDLSTMPIYVRAGAIIPFDPVRQYTDEVVESPMTIRIYSGADGHFSLYEDDGISLDYLSGESDLTHFTWTDRTKKLSIESTGQGDKPRQLRIELLPEGTVININYSGKVIELGFE from the coding sequence ATGCAGAAAACCCGCTTATTCATGACTATTCCGTTGATGGGCTTGTTAGGTCTATTGGTAAGCCAACAAGGCCATGCTCAACCCATTACAGCTGGTGGCCAGCCTGCGCAGCTAGACATCCGACCTGCAGGCGAACACAGCATCCGCGTCACCCTAAAACCACTCCGCTTTACATCTGATTTTCCCTATACACCTGCGCTTGCCATACGCGAATACCCTGCCCCTGCTATCAGCCTTCGAACCATGGGACAACCCTTGAAAAAACGAGTAGGGAACCTGCAAGTGGAGGTGAATTTTGATCCCTTGGCTATCACCATATCGAACCTGGAAAACGAGGTAATTCAGCAGGTTGCTTTCAATGAAAATGGCGATTTATCATTCCGCTTGGATGACCAGCCAGTGCTGGGCATGGGGGAAGGTGGGCCCATGCCGGATCGCGGGGTCGATTGGCGCAAACTACCGATCGAATATGATCGCCGGGGTCGATTCCACCAGATGTTACCCCGCTGGCAGAGCAACGCCTATGGATCACGCAACCCTGTGGCCATGCTGATCGGCACCAAGGGATGGGGCCTTTTTGTGGCGACCCCCTGGGTGCAGGTTGATCTCCAAAATAAAGACCGAGGCTTGTTCATCCCTTTTGATCCACATGGGGAGGCAAGAACCCAGCAGGATCAGAAAAACCAAGGTCTCAACCAAGGTAAAGGAATGCCTCCGGCAGCTCAGGTTGTACCTGGGGTATACGACTTTTTTGTCTTCGATGCACATGATCCAGTCAGTTTTATGAAGGACGTGTCCACCATTAGTGGACCGGCAGTACTCCCGCCCAAATGGGCTTTAGGATATATGCAGTCTCACCGTACCCTCGAAGATGAAAGCCAGTTGATCGGGATCGTTGATAGTTTTCGGAAAAAACAAATTCCAGTCGATGCCGTGATCTATCTCGGTACAGGCTTTTGCCCGCAAGGATGGAATACGGAGCAACCTTCTTTCGATTTCAATCCTGCGGTCTTTAAGCGAGATCCCCAAATGGTTTTATCTGACCTGCACGACCGCCAGGTTCGGGTCGTCGTACACATGGTTCCTTGGGATCGGGATAAGCTACCAACGCTTCATGGCGCTATTCCCTCCAGGCCAGGAGAAACGATGGATGTTTCTCATATTAAAAACTATTGGCAGCAGCATATCGGTTTGGTGAACGCAGGGGTAGATGGCTGGTGGCCTGATGAAGGGGATTGGTTCAATCTTTTTGAACGAATAAAACGGCATCAATTATATTATCAAGGCCCCATCTCCTCGCAACCCAATTTACGGCCCTGGAGTCTACACCGAAATGGTCACCTGGGCATTGCCCAATGGGGTGGCTGGGTATGGTCTGGGGATACCCAAAGTTCCTGGAAAACCCTGGAAGGGCAAATCGCAGTAGGTATCAATCATTCGCTTAGTTTATCTCCCTTTTGGGGCTCGGATATCGGCGGGTTTTATCCCAATCCGGAATATACTGGAGAACTTTACGCTCGCTGGTTTCAGTTTGGGGCCTTCTGTCCTTCTTTCCGCTCTCACGGCAGGACCTGGTGGTCTCACTTGCCGTGGGGCTGGGGCCTGGGTGAGATGGGACCTCGTGAAGTCAATAGAAGCAATGATTTCTCAATTGAAGGGGCCGCCAGAAATGTTCCGCTAGAATCGGAATTAAATAATCCAACAATTGAGCCCATCTGTAGAAAATATGCAACATTGCGCTACCAACTCATGCCTTATACTTATACACTGGCCTGGGAATCCCGGCAGACCGGGTTGCCTATGATGCGTTCCATGTGGCTCCATTACCCAGCAGATGAACGGGTTAGCGGAATCGGGGATCAGTACCTATGGGGAAGGGATTTACTGGTCGCTCCTGTTTATGAAAAGGGCGCTACCTCACGGGAGCTTTACCTTCCGGAGGGGCTTTGGTACGATTGGTGGACCAACGCTGGCGTAAAGGGTGGACAAACTATTCGTCGCGAAGTAGATTTAAGCACTATGCCAATCTACGTGCGGGCAGGAGCGATTATCCCTTTTGATCCGGTACGACAATATACCGATGAGGTGGTAGAATCGCCCATGACCATTAGGATATATAGTGGTGCAGATGGCCATTTTAGCTTGTATGAAGATGATGGCATTAGCCTTGATTACCTTAGCGGAGAAAGTGACCTAACGCATTTTACCTGGACTGATCGTACAAAAAAATTAAGCATTGAATCTACTGGTCAAGGCGATAAACCTCGTCAGTTGAGGATCGAATTGCTGCCCGAAGGCACTGTGATTAATATAAATTATAGCGGAAAAGTTATAGAATTGGGGTTTGAATAA
- a CDS encoding acyl-CoA dehydrogenase family protein, protein MEVLQSNKRIQTKQINWSALINELGKDFADRAGHYDQTGTFVVENYEELKTHQFFSAMIPKELGGGGISHAEMCNIIRIMAHYCSSTALAFSMHQHLVAATVWKYKHKGEGVPLLKRVVEEQLVLISTGARDWLESNGEMEKVNGGYLFSGKKFFASQSAGGDLAVTSAPCLNTEKEWQVLHFGVSMKAEGVTVLDDWNVIGMRATGSQTIQFDKVFIPDSAIALMRPRGEFHAVWDIVITVAMPLIMSAYVGTAEKAFEIAMSIGKKYHRNMDHITYIIGKLNNSLISAQTQWKAMYALTNNFDFKPNEDITIDMLSLKTNVAEATQQTVSEAMEAIGGQSFYRKNVLERLFRDVQASDFHPLPKWDQYAFTGKRLLAK, encoded by the coding sequence ATGGAAGTATTACAATCAAATAAACGGATTCAAACCAAACAAATAAATTGGAGCGCATTGATAAATGAACTAGGCAAGGATTTTGCGGACCGAGCTGGGCATTATGATCAAACAGGAACTTTTGTGGTTGAGAATTACGAGGAACTAAAAACACACCAGTTCTTTTCTGCTATGATTCCCAAGGAATTGGGTGGAGGTGGTATTAGCCATGCTGAAATGTGCAACATCATCCGCATCATGGCCCATTATTGTAGTTCAACAGCGTTAGCCTTCTCTATGCATCAGCACCTGGTAGCCGCCACTGTCTGGAAATATAAACATAAAGGCGAAGGAGTGCCTTTGTTGAAACGTGTGGTAGAAGAACAATTGGTACTAATTAGTACTGGCGCCAGAGACTGGTTGGAATCCAATGGAGAAATGGAGAAAGTGAATGGGGGATATCTTTTTTCAGGTAAGAAGTTTTTTGCCAGCCAATCGGCTGGAGGAGACCTGGCCGTGACGAGCGCGCCTTGCTTAAATACCGAAAAGGAATGGCAAGTATTACATTTTGGTGTTTCCATGAAAGCCGAAGGGGTGACGGTACTGGATGATTGGAACGTTATTGGCATGCGTGCTACAGGATCACAAACCATCCAATTTGACAAGGTATTCATTCCTGATTCAGCTATTGCTTTGATGAGACCAAGAGGGGAATTCCACGCAGTTTGGGATATTGTTATAACAGTAGCGATGCCATTGATTATGTCAGCCTATGTTGGTACGGCCGAAAAGGCGTTTGAAATAGCTATGTCGATTGGTAAAAAGTATCATCGGAATATGGACCATATTACCTACATCATTGGCAAATTGAACAATAGCCTGATAAGTGCCCAAACGCAATGGAAGGCAATGTATGCACTGACCAATAACTTTGACTTCAAACCAAATGAAGATATAACTATCGATATGTTGAGCTTAAAGACCAATGTAGCCGAAGCCACTCAGCAAACGGTAAGTGAAGCCATGGAAGCCATCGGCGGCCAAAGTTTCTATCGAAAAAATGTCCTCGAACGTTTGTTCAGGGATGTACAGGCATCAGACTTCCATCCATTGCCCAAATGGGATCAGTATGCATTTACGGGCAAAAGATTGCTGGCAAAATAG
- a CDS encoding CRISPR-associated endonuclease Cas6: MTTLNLLKVYFDIPLRSWELPAFRFAMRQSLQLATSAAERYPLIQFKTRYQQGRQQPMLVVIGEKIKELKKEWLADSPTVNLQDSKHTISVTDWKLLPFPLRTDKGFHTYNLFNYHPFNQDNYKHYRNLVTKEEKNNFLQRLLVQHLDAFMLGVGWRPDPPIQIKGIQLLKPKLIPYHNYQAQCYDLRFHSNLWMPEHIGLGKGVSLGFGVLRLQKKKNVTT, encoded by the coding sequence ATGACAACCCTAAACCTACTAAAGGTATATTTTGATATACCGCTAAGAAGCTGGGAATTGCCAGCCTTCAGGTTCGCCATGCGGCAAAGCCTCCAATTAGCTACTTCAGCCGCCGAGCGCTATCCATTGATCCAATTCAAAACCCGCTACCAGCAGGGACGCCAACAGCCGATGTTGGTCGTCATAGGAGAAAAGATCAAGGAACTCAAAAAGGAATGGTTAGCAGATTCGCCCACCGTCAATTTACAGGATAGCAAACACACCATTTCCGTGACCGACTGGAAATTATTACCCTTTCCCTTACGGACAGATAAAGGTTTTCATACCTACAACCTATTTAATTACCATCCTTTTAACCAAGATAATTACAAGCACTACCGGAACCTGGTTACGAAAGAAGAAAAAAACAATTTTCTACAGCGATTACTGGTTCAGCACCTCGATGCCTTCATGCTCGGCGTTGGCTGGCGACCTGATCCGCCTATTCAAATAAAAGGTATCCAATTACTCAAGCCCAAATTGATTCCTTACCACAACTACCAGGCGCAATGTTATGATCTCCGCTTTCACAGCAACTTGTGGATGCCCGAGCATATCGGATTAGGGAAGGGCGTGAGCTTAGGTTTTGGTGTATTGAGATTGCAAAAAAAGAAAAATGTGACCACTTGA
- a CDS encoding SDR family NAD(P)-dependent oxidoreductase: protein MKRFDNQVAIVTGAARGIGEGIARRLAREGAKVFLFDLLKDDLAETAQQMQSERLQVEAIEVDIAQELGVMSAIEQVIGKAGRIDILINSAGIVGPTATKIIDYDLAGFEKVLRVNLTGAFLITKYVLPHMLRQNYGRILHIASIGGKEGNPGMIGYAASKSGLMGLVKGVGKEYADTGITVNGLAPAVIATPMNLDTDPKMLDYMASKIPMGRLGTIAEVAAISAWIVSKEASFNTGFIFDLSGGRATF from the coding sequence TTGAAACGATTCGACAACCAAGTAGCTATCGTTACCGGTGCAGCAAGGGGCATTGGCGAAGGGATTGCTCGGCGGCTCGCCCGGGAAGGCGCTAAGGTCTTTTTATTTGACCTGCTAAAGGACGATTTGGCCGAAACGGCCCAGCAAATGCAAAGCGAGAGGCTTCAGGTAGAGGCCATCGAGGTCGACATTGCCCAGGAGTTGGGCGTCATGAGTGCTATTGAACAGGTCATTGGCAAGGCTGGACGGATTGACATTTTGATCAACAGCGCTGGCATTGTTGGCCCTACAGCCACAAAAATCATCGATTACGATTTGGCTGGTTTTGAGAAAGTGCTTCGCGTCAACCTAACGGGAGCTTTTTTAATCACTAAATATGTATTGCCCCATATGCTTAGGCAAAATTACGGCCGGATTCTCCATATCGCTTCCATTGGTGGCAAGGAGGGCAATCCGGGCATGATCGGATACGCAGCTAGTAAATCTGGTTTAATGGGTTTGGTAAAGGGTGTCGGAAAGGAGTATGCAGATACCGGTATCACCGTCAATGGCCTGGCTCCCGCCGTGATCGCTACGCCCATGAACCTAGATACCGACCCTAAAATGCTGGATTATATGGCCAGCAAAATCCCCATGGGAAGACTGGGAACGATAGCGGAAGTGGCGGCTATTTCTGCTTGGATTGTATCTAAAGAGGCTAGCTTTAATACGGGCTTTATTTTTGATTTATCGGGCGGAAGGGCAACTTTTTAA